Genomic window (Aethina tumida isolate Nest 87 chromosome 4, icAetTumi1.1, whole genome shotgun sequence):
TTTTGACTTGACTTCCTCTTGTGGCTcctaaaaattatcttaattaatttcacataGTCAATTTATTTTGGAGTAAATTACCTTATTTTCCTTTTCAGGCACTGATACTGGTATCGCTGGAGGATTCAATGACTTCTCCAGTTCTTCCACAGTTGAATATtcgattatcaattttttaccaTTGCCTATCGGCCAATGTACGCCATGCAACGCGTTCCTAGTTGCCTCTGCGTCTCTGTAAgcacataaaatttagtacccAAGTTAATTTAGGCAATTTACAATAACTTACTCTTGTTTTTCATATCGAACGATGCACTTAGACTTAATTTTATCAGTCCAAAAGCCCTTCTCCTCGACAATCTTGCCCGTACGCTCCAGCAGCTCCTTGAGAGCCTTCAACGTGAAGGGCCTGACCAAATTGGAGATGTACAAGACTTCGCTGGGTGGATTTTTGGCCGGACTCGGCGGCGGTTTCAGTTTACTCGCCGTGTCATCCACAATGCTAATTTTCCTGTTCATCGCTATTATATTCTTGTCCACTACTATTGACTCAGCCCCATTGACCTCCTCACTCTCAGCTTCCACGATGTATTTCTCGGACGAATCGGATTTTTGATCGGATTCCCGCCTCTCGCTGATCTTCCTCGACCGACCTTCGGAATGTTGACTGTCTCGCCTGGAGACAGGCTCCAACTGCAGGTCACTCTCATTAACAAATTCCAAGTCTGGGCACACCTCTTTGAGTGACACCACATCTAATCTTTGGATTTCTGTCGGTTTTACTTTGGACAAGTCCACGTGGTTCCATTTAAAACGTTTCACGTTCGTCCCCTCTTCAGGTGTCTGCTCCTTTGATTCGTCAGAGGCAGTGGAATCGATAGTCTTGCGGACcagcttaatttttttggcGACCTTCTTAGGCTTGTCTGCTAAAGagataaaagtatattaataaacaatattcaaaGGAATAAATTTGAAGATAAATTACCTTGAGGCGCCTCTTGGAGTTCCTCAGATTTCCTTTTCCTGGTAAGCTCAACTTTCGCAGGAACTTCTGAAGGTTTTTCAGTCTTAGGAACATCTTTGTCTTTTGTGTCAGATAGTTTATCTTTAACTGCGCCCGTTTCAGCCTCATTTTTCACTTCAACTTCTTCATGACTTGAATTGGGCGCCTCGTTTTGCTGATCAGGTTCAGTTGCCTCTACATTTGCTTCATCTGGTACTTGCTGCTTCGTTTCTGCTGGCTCTGGTGTGGTTACTTCAGTGTCTTTTGGTTCTGAAGGAGTTTCAGAAACCTGCTCACTGGGTTTAGTTACACCACTGTCTGTTGTGGTTTCTTCTTGTGATACAACTTTTTCTTCACTCTTTGATTCAGAAACTGGCTCAACAGCTGACTCAGAAACTGGCTCAACTGCTGATTCAGAAACTGGCTCAACTGCTGATTCAGTTACAGGCTTAACTGCTGATTCAGTTACAGGCTTAACTGCTGATTCAGAAACAGGCTCAACTGGTGATTCAGAAACAGGCTCAACTGGTGATTCAGAAACAGGCTCAACTGGGGATTTTTCTTGCTCCTTAGGTAACTCAGGTTCAATCACCTGCTCTTCTTGCACCTTTGGTAACTGATCATTTTTAGGTTCCCCATTGTCAAGAGGAGTATGTGGTTCCTCACATACATTTTCTGTTTCATCTTGTTCTGGATTTGCTGTTTCATCTTGGGTTGATGAATTATTACTTTCTGATTTGTCATCATTGGCAGGTATGagagatttttcaacaataactGACTcagtttcagattttttatctGATGAATTATCACCTTGATCATATGTTGTTTCTTGTGAAACCTCAGATGATTCAATATTGCTTTCTGAATCAACAGAATCTGTAGCTGGTTCTTTGTGTTTAGATTTTTCTTCACTATCACTCTTTACAATTGTCTCTTTATCTTCATCTTTACTTTTCTCTATGTcacattcaattttttctggCTGACATTCACTTTGTTCACTTTCAATATTTGTACAATGTACACTAGAGGGTGACTGAGGCGTCACCTGCGTGGAAATTTCACTATATGTTTCTGTTTCCGGTTGGATATTTGAAGACATGTctgattttttacttttagacTTACCTTTTCCCTCCTCCTTGTTTTCCTCATTATCAGACTCCTCTCTTAATGGGGATATGCGTCCCCGCCCCCTTGTTCTTTTAACACTAGGCGTAGCTGGTTCAGTCTCAGATTTCTTTGACTTCCTGCCCCTGCGGGACTTAGTGCCCCCTTCCGGGCCGTCAAAGTCGACGTCTGCCGACTTAACTGACGCGGATCTCCTACCTTTTGACTTAGTGGAGGTTGTAGACTCCTCATCTGATGATTCAGTGTATTTTAAGTAAGGTCTCTTGCTTCTCGCTGATCTCCTAGACGTTGTCACTTCACTTTTGCCTTCGTCCGACTCGTAATCGGACTGTGTACTTTTAGTTTCTTCGACATCTTGAGGAACTTCCGTTTCGCTCTCGTCGTCCGACTTGGACACCGAACGGCGAGCGTTTCTTGTGCTGCGGCGTCCATTTTTCGATGGCTCGGTCTTTACTGGCGATTTTTTGCCACCTCTAGTGCTCTTACGACGCATCTTGAAAAGCGAAAATACGAAATTATTTAACTGCGGTACTGTTTGTAGGTTAGGGTCAATCAATCACTAGACGCCATTAAAGCCTTAGAATGCTTTGGACATTTTAAGAGAAAAGAGCGTTTTATACATCTGTTGTTTGTACCtaccattaattattttaggtaaTTTACAAGGTTATACCTATTAAATCTGGAATTAATATCTTTTCAAtacaaactgaaaaattttctGACCGCATCTGTCATGCGtacaataaaacagaaaacagATTAAATTCAGTTTAAGGTGTACCAAccgaaaactattaaaaataaacattactgAGTACGACTTGAGTGGTGACGTTGCCACGTTATGCTTAACGCCCCAATTGAGTAacgaaaactattaaaatatgaaaaatgtatctttaactttctaaaaaatgtgtaaaattgttCAGTTATTGCTTTATGAGTCTCGTTTTATtcaattcttaaataatttgtgtaataataatatatttttgctgATAACGGCAACGTCGCAATTAAGAGCGTTGAAAACCAAATGCTCAGGACCTAAACTCACCCCCACTAAAACGCAGAACCACAAAATTCAtgattcaaaataacaaaaaacattaattaaatgcgCCTGAAACCTGAAAAGGGTGCGCTACAATTTTATGGGTGGCAACTGAAAAATGACAAATCTCAAACACGACAATTCATGCGCACTGACAAAAGAacatggaaaaataaataagtgcgGTTCGTGTGCGTTTTCCCCGAAAGATTTTCTTCCAAAAAACACACCCGCAGGACGCAAGCAAACTGTTTTGGtgccaaataatttttagcgCTAGAAACCGGTGCCCGTAGAGTGACCAACTTGCCGCATTGTTTATCGGCCACAACTTGGTGACGTTTACTGTCAGGCTAcgtgtattttttaagtaaaaaccGATGTGCATGCCGAACAACTTGAGTTTATGTCGAAATTAAAGCCAAAATGAACACAGTTtccgtttatttttgtctttgcTCCATTGTCCTCACCGTCCGTGCATTTTATTTGCCGGGTCTTGCGCCAGTTAACTACTGCAAGGACGAAGAAAGCAAGTGCAAGGTAAATAAAAGACGCTTTAACTtgacagttttataaataaacaattgattttCCAGAAAACTGTTGAGCTCTTTGTCAACCGATTAAACAGCGAAGAATCAGTCATTCCATACGAATACAATCACTTTGACTTCTGTTTACCAAATGATGAAGAAAAATCCCCAGTGGAAAACTTGGGACAGGTCGTGTTTGGGGAGAGAATCAGGCCTTCACCTTATAAAGTTGATTTTATGAAGAATGTCTCTTGTGAGGTTGTCTGTACAAAGGAGTATGACAACTCCAAAAACCACTTACTGAGTGTTTTACGTAAGGGCATCAGCCTAAACTACCATCATCATTGGATCATGGATAACATGCCTGTTACATATTGTTATCAGACAGATGAAAGCAAACAATATTGCCAGACTGGCTTCCAAATGGGTTGTTACACAAAGAAAAACAGGGCAAATTGTATAGATCAGGTTAACACAGAGGATGGgcaagaaaaatattacatttacaatCATGTTGATTTGAGGGTAACATATCACTCAGGGGTGGATGAAGATTGGGGATCCAGTTTCAGGGAAAATGGTGGAAGGATTATATCAGTAAAAGTTGTTCCCAGATCCATTGACCATGAAGAGTAAGTAGGctttatcttatcttaattcacCATATCTGTGTAAATAAAGAGGCcagttcaattattattttttgttaaatataagtaattagAAATATGAATTAAGATTTACAATCAATTATTGTAATCTTATATCTAGAAGTGATTCAATAAAGATAATCAGTatcaaattgttttacaaCCAACCAACAAACAATCATTGTTTGgctgaaaacaataataagaATTACAGATTCAAATGTCGTAACAATAGCCCTGAAAATGTTATCATTACTTGCCAAGtgcttaaaattgattaaatatttataaaaaaagtatgtaaatatttaatgatcaattaaagaaattacaaatttaagtggtgttatattgatttttttatctaataaattaatatttatttttctaaatattaaaatcatgaCGTTTTgttattctattttacaatagaaatgaaatataaatttattagacaaATTACAAgtatattaagtattattttctgtttcacaaagcaaatttaatcataactcaatataatttttattgttgcagTAAACCATGCAGCAATCCAAATCCGAAACCGCTGAGCCTTCCGATGAAGGACCTAAAAAAGAAAGAGAAATTCTCGATAACCTACACGTACTCAGTGACGTTCGTCCAGGATAACACTGTGAAATGGTCGTCACGTTGGGACTACATCCTGGAATCCATGCCACACACCAACATCCAGTGGTTCAGCATTCTGAACTCTCTGGTGATCGTGTTGTTCCTGAGCGGCATGTTGGCGATGATCCTTCTCAGGACTTTGCACAAGGATATCGCTAGGTATAACCAAATAGACAACGGCGAGGACGCACAGGTACTATCACCCTGAAACCATCAAATATGTgacaaataattgttttgttaattaaacagGAGGAGTTTGGTTGGAAACTGGTTCATGGGGATGTGTTCCGGCCTCCTCGGAAGGGCATGCTCCTCTCCGTATTGCTTGGGTCCGGCGTCCAGGTCTTGTGCATGACTGTCGTCACCTTGGCCTTCGCCTGTCTGGGTTTCCTGAGTCCTGCCAATCGAGGTGCGTTGATGACCTGCGCCATTGTCCTGTACGTGTTGTTGGGCTCCCCAGCTGGATACGTTTCGGCCAGGATCTACAAGAGTTTCGGTGGTGAGAAGTGGAAGTCCAACCTCCTTCTTACTTCCATGCTTAGCTCCGGGTAAGTCCTAATTATGTTAGTTATGTGCTGAGGAAATTGTTCAACACTATGTTTATCTTGCAGGATCGTGTTTGGGTTGTTCTTCATAATGAATCTTGTTCTGTGGGGCAAGGGAAGTTCGGCAGCTGTGCCCTTCACCACCCTGTTGGGGCTGTTGGCGTTGTGGCTCTTGGTTTCGGTGCCGCTCACCTTCGTGGGTGCCTTCTTCGGCTTTAGGAAACGAGTAAGTATCAATTTCTGCGATATTTATGTCATATTTGATTACCGTTTCGTGTTTAAGGCTTTGGAGCACCCGGTGCGGACCAACCAAATACCAAGACTCATACCGGAACAGTCGATCTACACGAAGCCGATACCAGGAATTGTGATGGGCGGCGTCCTGCCCTTCGGCTGCATCTTCATCCAGCTCTTTTTCATCCTGAACTCGATCTGGTCCTACCAGATGTACTACATGTTTGGGTTCCTTTTCCTGGTTTTCATTATCCTTGTCATCACATGCGCAGAAACCACGGTGCTTTTGTGTTACTTCCACTTATGTGCTGAGGATTATCACTGGTGGTGGCGGTCGTATTTGACGTCGGGCTTCACGGCAGTTTACTTGTTCCTGTACTGTTGCCACTACTTCTACACCAAGCTCCAAATCGAGGATGCGGCCTCCGCCTTCCTCTACTTTGGTTACACCCTGATCATGGTGTTTTTGTTCAACCTCCTTACTGGCACGATAGGCTTCTTTGCTTGCTTCTGGTTCATCAGGAAGATATACAGTGTGGTCAAAGTCGACTAAACCTCGGTTGGGGTCGAGTTctatttttgtacataaacTGTGACTGATTATTTTTGACTTATTTTCGCTATTGCGAATTTAAGCCACTACTAACAATGAAAACACCcaactaaatttttgtatatataccaaataattattaagttagtaatttatattataatttcaccTAACTAAACAAATTCGTCGAAAGTTGCCTATTATTGTCAGTATTTGGAGTTGTGTACATAACAATCAGgtcatgatttttttttatataaagatcCGAAATTGTATgtgtaaataatcaaaaacagATTGGCACAGTTtcctttatacaatttattttagtattacaattattataatctttttaccagtgcaattaaaaattgtgtactttgattattttatatttattatgtaagattaaaaaatctataaataggAAATCCatgtatacataaaaaatgtgtgtgatttcatttgtaaaatagaataaattctattgtaaattaatgatttattttatctaaatatcaTACTGTAACTGTTATTATATTCTATTCCTTTGACAATAAACATTGCACAATCATAACGacttgattaaaattacaaattgtacttaatcttttatttaatagagtTGCAAATTTTTAGTCGTGTCATTTGAAACTTCCACTTTATCCTCaaggtttattaaattctattgaTTTAGCACGATTTTGCGTGAACacatttcaattcaattgtttttctGAATTAATTGTGTGCGTTACATTGAAACCGGCAATGTTACTCATAAACGATTGACAATGGAATTACGTaatacaaaactaaaaaatactcGAAACGtaatataatctaaaatagtaaattttgctaattaatttgctttaattaaatttgccaattactaattaaaaatatataaataaaaattaagcagAAGAATATGTTGAATTAAAGGTaagtattgtaaaaaataaattatatttattcacaacaatcgtataaagttaatttaaaacaattatcgagattaccaaaatttttcattaacattttgttacaaaattaaataatctgaaaataaattattttttaagttactttttaacataattttaataattcatttaagtaatagTAAAATTCTTTTGAAACGACTTATTTAGCCCTATACTCTTAGTCATCTCTTCTTATTTCTCTCGATCATGGTAACgccgaattataatttttcttacagttttacttcgaccaataattaaataattaattaatttaattaaaagtaatctataattttgtccattgaaataaaaaaaaacaattttttaaaaaataaaattaaatttatcagttgCATAGCAGATAGTACCGGCATCCAATTTAAGTAGTAccgctcatatttttaatacatttcatCATCTATCTGACTAATTAGTTTTGATTTGATAAATGAAATCTCTCTGCTACGGATCTGGCTCCCATtgaatttcataaatgtttttgCCTCGAAGGTCAGATAAAACGATTATTACAAAAACCATCGTAAATGATAACGttattaagcaattttataaatctcttCTGTTGTCGTCAACAATTAACATCAGTCCCAAATTGGTCAACCAACAAACCATGTGGGTAACATTATTTCTGTTGACCAGGTAACAACTCCACTTTTTGGACTAGCTAATCTTTAAACTTAACATTGTGTTGTGTCACCCAGGACTTCGCCAGGAGTGTGCTTGAACCCCAGAAGATGGAAGAGCACAATACGTAAAATAGACAAACTACTAATAGCGAACAGAGGCGAAATCGCTTGTCGAGTCATCAGAACAGCAAAAAGATTAGGTGTACGCACGGTTGCAGTTTACAGCGATGCTGACGAACAAGCTCTGCACGTTTCAATGGTCTGTATACCTAACTATTAGCACGATCAGGGACGTAttctatcaaattttaatcgcGACCTAGGCTGACGAAGCTTACAAAATTGGATCAGCACCGGTATCACAGAGTTACTTGAGGGGCGATAAGCTTTTAGAATTGGCTAAATTGTCGCAATGTCAAGCGATTCACCCCGGCTACGGATTCTTGTCGGAGAATGTGGAGTTCGCCGAAAAATGCCAGAGCAGCGACATCATCTTCATTGGTCCCCCAGCTTCAGCCATCAGAGACATGGGCATCAAAAGGTTTTCTCCTTACTCCTAACCATTGAAgacactaaatttattaattttagcacTTCCAAAGCTATAATGTCCCAAGCTGGCGTCCCCATCATCCAAGGCTACCACGGAGAAGATCAATCAATACTGAAACTAAAAGAAGAAGCCCAAAGAATAGGCTTCCCCGTCATGATAAAAGCCGTGCGTGGAGGTGGCGGTAAAGGTATGCGAATTGCCAATTCGGAGCAAGATTTCGAGGAAGCACTGGAGTCTGCCAAGACCGAGTCTCAAAAAGCTTTCGGCGATTCAGTTGTTTTACTCGAAAAATTTGTCGGTGAACCAAGACACGTAGAAGTTCAAGTCTTCGCCGACACCCACGGTAACGCAGTCCATTTGTATGAGAGGGACTGTTCGGTGCAAAGAAGACATCAGAAGATCATTGAAGAGGCACCAGCAGTAAGTATTTGTTactgtagttttatttggggTTATAGCAGACAATAATTTTAGCCAGGTTTGTCTTCAGAATTAAGACATGAACTGGGAATGGCGGCTGTGCGGGCTGCAAAGGCTGTGGGTTATGTGGGGGCTGGCACTGTTGAGTTTATCTTGGATAAAAACACACACGCCTTCCACTTTATGGAGATGAACACCAGGTTGCAAGTGGAGCATCCCATCACCGAGATGATCACCGGTAAATACCCACCTATATCACTTCAACAAAGTTTCTCAACGTTGTTGTTCAAGGTACTGATTTGGTGGAGTGGCAGATCAAAATAGCTTCGGGCGAAGAACTCCCAGTAAAACAAGAAGACATACCACTAAGGGGACACGCTTTTGAAGCCAGGATATATGCAGAAAACCCACGTGGTGGTTTCTTACCTGGGGCTGGACCTTTGTTGTACCTTCAGACGCCAGAAGCATCCACTGATGTCAGAATAGAAACAGGTGTACGTCAAGGGGATCAAGTGTCGGTGCATTATGATCCCATGATTGCCAAACTGGTTGTTTGGGGTCAAGACAGAAGCGAAGCCTTGTCTAAACTAACTAGCAAGCTTTTGGATTATAACGTAAGTTGTCTAcctcattattaataattatgcatCAATTAGTGGTTTTTCAGATTGCTGGATTGGAAACCAACgtaaattttttgttggaTTTGGCCAAACATCCGGAATTTGCCTCCGGAAACGTGCACACCAACTTCATCAAGGATCATTTCGACAGTTTATTCAGTGATGACACGCCAAGCaatgttcaaattattcaagCTGCTTTAgctaaagaacttaaagatAAAGAGAAGGATTTACAGAAGGCACGACAGACCAACGATCAATATAACCCATTTGTTTTAGAATCTTGTTTCAGAGTCAACCACAAATTAGTACGCGATGTTAAGTTATCATTTAAAGATGTTGGTAAGAGTATTTGTCTATattgatgttaaaaataatcatttaatctTTGTAGAGCATGttgtaaagataaaaaatacagaTGTCGATAGTTATGAAGTATCTTTGGATGGTGGTAAAACTTGGAGCTCCGTCAGTGGTGAATTGGTACTTCAAGATGGCAGAGACGTTTTAAAAGCCACCATAAATGGAATAAAGAGTAAAGTCACTGTGTTTAATGATGAAACCACTCTTTCAGTTTTCCATGACGTAAGTAGCTAACGATATGATAAGCTTCGACTATAATTTCCTTTATCTTATGCCCCATTAagcataattattacttatatatgtacttatttttaaaacaaaatgttaccttattaaacaattacagaAGGGAAAGACGGAATTTTCTTTGTATCAACCGAAATTCATCACCGAACAAGACACAGAATCCTCCGGGGGTGCCCTGAACAAAGCGGTGACACCAATGCCTGGAGTTCTGGATAAACTCCTGGTGAAGGCTGGAGATTTGGTGAAAAAGGGTGATTCTTTGTTCGTTTTGATCGCCATGAAGATGGAGTATGTCGTGAAGGCTAACAGAGACGCCAAAGTTGCCAGTGTGAATTTTAAAGTTGGTGATAACGTCCCAAAGGACGCAACCGTTGTTCAGTTTGAAGAGGACGAACAAAAATAATCTCATTTCTgatgtatttgatttttatcttgaatatatttttatatagtatgagttttatttttataaggaaTTGTCATATGgagtaattattgtatttaaatgatgCTCAGATAAGTTTTATCTTCAATTGTGGAAGGAAATTCTcagattttaaatcaatcataTTATCACAtctattataaagtttatcaacaacaaattggataataattataaaaatatatgaacaaaGGTATAATAGATTAACACTTTTGATAAAACATGAGTCAGAACGGTGTTGAGgcttgataaataatttttgctaTTAGAATGAGCCAATTCCATACAAAATGAGCACCaatcattgataatttaa
Coding sequences:
- the LOC109599540 gene encoding transmembrane 9 superfamily member 2, which codes for MNTVSVYFCLCSIVLTVRAFYLPGLAPVNYCKDEESKCKKTVELFVNRLNSEESVIPYEYNHFDFCLPNDEEKSPVENLGQVVFGERIRPSPYKVDFMKNVSCEVVCTKEYDNSKNHLLSVLRKGISLNYHHHWIMDNMPVTYCYQTDESKQYCQTGFQMGCYTKKNRANCIDQVNTEDGQEKYYIYNHVDLRVTYHSGVDEDWGSSFRENGGRIISVKVVPRSIDHEDKPCSNPNPKPLSLPMKDLKKKEKFSITYTYSVTFVQDNTVKWSSRWDYILESMPHTNIQWFSILNSLVIVLFLSGMLAMILLRTLHKDIARYNQIDNGEDAQEEFGWKLVHGDVFRPPRKGMLLSVLLGSGVQVLCMTVVTLAFACLGFLSPANRGALMTCAIVLYVLLGSPAGYVSARIYKSFGGEKWKSNLLLTSMLSSGIVFGLFFIMNLVLWGKGSSAAVPFTTLLGLLALWLLVSVPLTFVGAFFGFRKRALEHPVRTNQIPRLIPEQSIYTKPIPGIVMGGVLPFGCIFIQLFFILNSIWSYQMYYMFGFLFLVFIILVITCAETTVLLCYFHLCAEDYHWWWRSYLTSGFTAVYLFLYCCHYFYTKLQIEDAASAFLYFGYTLIMVFLFNLLTGTIGFFACFWFIRKIYSVVKVD
- the LOC109599541 gene encoding apoptotic chromatin condensation inducer in the nucleus isoform X3 — protein: MRKTRRREKVTPQSPSSVHCTNIESEQSECQPEKIECDIEKSKDEDKETIVKSDSEEKSKHKEPATDSVDSESNIESSEVSQETTYDQGDNSSDKKSETESVIVEKSLIPANDDKSESNNSSTQDETANPEQDETENVCEEPHTPLDNGEPKNDQLPKVQEEQVIEPELPKEQEKSPVEPVSESPVEPVSESPVEPVSESAVKPVTESAVKPVTESAVEPVSESAVEPVSESAVEPVSESKSEEKVVSQEETTTDSGVTKPSEQVSETPSEPKDTEVTTPEPAETKQQVPDEANVEATEPDQQNEAPNSSHEEVEVKNEAETGAVKDKLSDTKDKDVPKTEKPSEVPAKVELTRKRKSEELQEAPQADKPKKVAKKIKLVRKTIDSTASDESKEQTPEEGTNVKRFKWNHVDLSKVKPTEIQRLDVVSLKEVCPDLEFVNESDLQLEPVSRRDSQHSEGRSRKISERRESDQKSDSSEKYIVEAESEEVNGAESIVVDKNIIAMNRKISIVDDTASKLKPPPSPAKNPPSEVLYISNLVRPFTLKALKELLERTGKIVEEKGFWTDKIKSKCIVRYEKQEDAEATRNALHGVHWPIGNGKKLIIEYSTVEELEKSLNPPAIPVSVPEKENKEPQEEVKSKDHDKDRDEEKRRKSREEHVRERDSGKQERKSSRSRERRHSKRSASPHDNYTSRKHQKSEEEPFQMKLMDDLFLKTKTTPSIYWQPLSPEEISMKQQQRQIRMEEHKRRMEENQNNRERIGRDRRGGGSSYRRRY
- the LOC109599541 gene encoding apoptotic chromatin condensation inducer in the nucleus isoform X2, which translates into the protein MMRRKSTRGGKKSPVKTEPSKNGRRSTRNARRSVSKSDDESETEVPQDVEETKSTQSDYESDEGKSEVTTSRRSARSKRPYLKYTESSDEESTTSTKSKGRRSASVKSADVDFDGPEGGTKSRRGRKSKKSETEPATPSVKRTRGRGRISPLREESDNEENKEEGKGKSKSKKSDMSSNIQPETETYSEISTQVTPQSPSSVHCTNIESEQSECQPEKIECDIEKSKDEDKETIVKSDSEEKSKHKEPATDSVDSESNIESSEVSQETTYDQGDNSSDKKSETESVIVEKSLIPANDDKSESNNSSTQDETANPEQDETENVCEEPHTPLDNGEPKNDQLPKVQEEQVIEPELPKEQEKSPVEPVSESPVEPVSESPVEPVSESAVKPVTESAVKPVTESAVEPVSESAVEPVSESAVEPVSESKSEEKVVSQEETTTDSGVTKPSEQVSETPSEPKDTEVTTPEPAETKQQVPDEANVEATEPDQQNEAPNSSHEEVEVKNEAETGAVKDKLSDTKDKDVPKTEKPSEVPAKVELTRKRKSEELQEAPQDKPKKVAKKIKLVRKTIDSTASDESKEQTPEEGTNVKRFKWNHVDLSKVKPTEIQRLDVVSLKEVCPDLEFVNESDLQLEPVSRRDSQHSEGRSRKISERRESDQKSDSSEKYIVEAESEEVNGAESIVVDKNIIAMNRKISIVDDTASKLKPPPSPAKNPPSEVLYISNLVRPFTLKALKELLERTGKIVEEKGFWTDKIKSKCIVRYEKQEDAEATRNALHGVHWPIGNGKKLIIEYSTVEELEKSLNPPAIPVSVPEKENKEPQEEVKSKDHDKDRDEEKRRKSREEHVRERDSGKQERKSSRSRERRHSKRSASPHDNYTSRKHQKSEEEPFQMKLMDDLFLKTKTTPSIYWQPLSPEEISMKQQQRQIRMEEHKRRMEENQNNRERIGRDRRGGGSSYRRRY
- the LOC109599541 gene encoding apoptotic chromatin condensation inducer in the nucleus isoform X1, producing the protein MMRRKSTRGGKKSPVKTEPSKNGRRSTRNARRSVSKSDDESETEVPQDVEETKSTQSDYESDEGKSEVTTSRRSARSKRPYLKYTESSDEESTTSTKSKGRRSASVKSADVDFDGPEGGTKSRRGRKSKKSETEPATPSVKRTRGRGRISPLREESDNEENKEEGKGKSKSKKSDMSSNIQPETETYSEISTQVTPQSPSSVHCTNIESEQSECQPEKIECDIEKSKDEDKETIVKSDSEEKSKHKEPATDSVDSESNIESSEVSQETTYDQGDNSSDKKSETESVIVEKSLIPANDDKSESNNSSTQDETANPEQDETENVCEEPHTPLDNGEPKNDQLPKVQEEQVIEPELPKEQEKSPVEPVSESPVEPVSESPVEPVSESAVKPVTESAVKPVTESAVEPVSESAVEPVSESAVEPVSESKSEEKVVSQEETTTDSGVTKPSEQVSETPSEPKDTEVTTPEPAETKQQVPDEANVEATEPDQQNEAPNSSHEEVEVKNEAETGAVKDKLSDTKDKDVPKTEKPSEVPAKVELTRKRKSEELQEAPQADKPKKVAKKIKLVRKTIDSTASDESKEQTPEEGTNVKRFKWNHVDLSKVKPTEIQRLDVVSLKEVCPDLEFVNESDLQLEPVSRRDSQHSEGRSRKISERRESDQKSDSSEKYIVEAESEEVNGAESIVVDKNIIAMNRKISIVDDTASKLKPPPSPAKNPPSEVLYISNLVRPFTLKALKELLERTGKIVEEKGFWTDKIKSKCIVRYEKQEDAEATRNALHGVHWPIGNGKKLIIEYSTVEELEKSLNPPAIPVSVPEKENKEPQEEVKSKDHDKDRDEEKRRKSREEHVRERDSGKQERKSSRSRERRHSKRSASPHDNYTSRKHQKSEEEPFQMKLMDDLFLKTKTTPSIYWQPLSPEEISMKQQQRQIRMEEHKRRMEENQNNRERIGRDRRGGGSSYRRRY